Proteins co-encoded in one Acidovorax sp. 69 genomic window:
- a CDS encoding phospholipid-binding protein MlaC yields MMNRRSVGRMALSLCLATSVSLGLPLSAQAADEAPDALIRRLSTDVLSTVKSDKAIQSGDLSKVVALVDKTVMPNVNFRRMTAAAVGPGWRQATPEQQKRLQDEFKILLVRTYAGALAQVNDQSIQVKPLRAAAEDKDVLVRTEIVGRGDPIQLDYRLEKTPGDGAGWKIYNLNVLGVWLVETYRGQFAQEINTKGMDGLIETLVARNKANAGTKG; encoded by the coding sequence ATGATGAACCGACGCTCCGTAGGGCGCATGGCCCTTTCCCTTTGCCTGGCAACCAGCGTGTCGCTGGGCCTGCCGTTGTCGGCCCAGGCCGCCGATGAGGCGCCCGACGCGCTGATCAGGCGCCTGTCCACCGATGTGCTCAGCACGGTGAAGTCCGACAAGGCCATCCAGAGCGGGGACCTGAGCAAAGTGGTCGCGCTGGTGGATAAAACCGTGATGCCCAACGTCAACTTCCGCCGCATGACAGCTGCAGCCGTGGGCCCTGGCTGGCGCCAGGCCACGCCCGAGCAGCAAAAGCGGCTGCAGGACGAGTTCAAGATCCTGCTGGTGCGTACCTATGCGGGCGCTTTGGCTCAGGTCAATGACCAGAGCATCCAGGTCAAGCCCCTGCGCGCGGCGGCCGAGGACAAGGACGTGCTGGTGCGCACCGAGATCGTGGGCCGGGGTGACCCCATCCAGCTCGACTACCGTCTTGAAAAGACCCCGGGCGACGGCGCCGGCTGGAAAATCTACAACCTCAACGTTCTCGGCGTCTGGCTGGTGGAAACCTACCGTGGCCAGTTTGCGCAGGAGATCAATACCAAAGGCATGGACGGTCTGATTGAGACGCTGGTGGCCCGCAACAAAGCCAATGCAGGCACCAAGGGCTGA
- a CDS encoding VacJ family lipoprotein: MMNSNYTALVHRAGLRPLTSRVVAWLGLLLGAALLSGCATVANPDPRDPMESYNRSMTNFNEQVDAMVLKPVAVAYKEITPAPVRTGVSNFFANIGDVWSFVNNVLQLRGEAAASSFMRVNVNTFMGLGGVLDIASELGIDRYKQDFGLTLGRWGVGTGPYLVLPILGPSTVRDTLALPVDMKGNVVSYVDPVSARNSLYGLRAVEVRSNLLRAGSVLDSAALDKYSFTRDVFLQVRSQAGEAQNADGKDAGNSNDGVLPEEPAR, from the coding sequence ATGATGAACTCAAACTACACAGCCCTGGTCCATCGCGCTGGACTCCGGCCTCTGACATCGCGCGTGGTGGCATGGCTGGGACTCTTGCTGGGGGCCGCATTGCTGAGCGGGTGTGCCACGGTGGCGAACCCGGATCCGCGCGACCCGATGGAGTCTTACAACCGCAGCATGACCAATTTCAATGAGCAGGTCGATGCAATGGTGCTCAAGCCGGTGGCCGTCGCCTACAAAGAGATCACACCAGCGCCTGTGCGAACCGGGGTGAGCAACTTTTTTGCCAACATCGGCGACGTCTGGTCCTTTGTGAACAACGTGTTGCAGTTGCGTGGCGAGGCTGCGGCCTCCAGCTTCATGCGCGTGAACGTCAACACCTTCATGGGCTTGGGCGGTGTGCTCGACATCGCCAGCGAGTTGGGCATCGATCGCTACAAGCAGGACTTTGGCCTCACCCTCGGGCGCTGGGGCGTGGGCACCGGGCCATATTTGGTGCTGCCCATTCTTGGGCCTTCGACCGTGCGCGACACCCTTGCACTGCCGGTGGACATGAAAGGCAACGTGGTGAGCTATGTGGACCCGGTGTCTGCCCGCAACTCTTTGTATGGGCTGCGTGCCGTGGAGGTGCGATCGAACCTCCTGCGGGCGGGCTCCGTACTCGACAGCGCGGCGCTGGACAAGTACAGCTTCACCCGCGACGTTTTCCTGCAAGTGCGCAGTCAGGCGGGCGAGGCACAGAACGCGGACGGCAAGGACGCGGGCAATTCCAACGACGGCGTTTTGCCCGAAGAGCCGGCCCGCTGA
- the mlaD gene encoding outer membrane lipid asymmetry maintenance protein MlaD, with translation MQRSKNDLWVGLFVMLGAVALVFLALQSANLLSLKFQSGYRITARFDNIGGLKPQAAVRSAGVVVGRVESIAFDDKTYQARVTLAMEDRYAFPKDSSLKILTSGLLGEQYIGIEAGADEKNLAPGDMVTATQSAVVLENLIGQFLYSKAEDGGKPAGTGGKK, from the coding sequence ATGCAACGCTCCAAAAACGATCTTTGGGTAGGGCTTTTTGTCATGCTCGGTGCGGTAGCGCTGGTGTTTCTGGCGCTGCAGTCGGCCAACCTGCTGAGCCTGAAATTTCAGTCGGGTTACCGCATCACGGCCCGTTTTGACAACATTGGCGGCCTCAAACCCCAGGCCGCTGTGCGCAGCGCCGGTGTGGTGGTCGGGCGCGTGGAATCCATTGCGTTCGACGATAAAACCTACCAGGCGCGGGTCACCCTGGCGATGGAGGACCGGTATGCGTTCCCCAAGGACAGTTCGTTGAAAATCCTCACCAGTGGCTTGCTGGGTGAGCAATACATCGGAATCGAAGCCGGAGCGGACGAGAAAAATCTGGCGCCAGGCGACATGGTCACTGCAACCCAGTCAGCCGTGGTGCTGGAAAACCTCATTGGACAATTTCTTTACAGCAAAGCCGAAGATGGCGGGAAGCCTGCAGGGACAGGCGGAAAAAAATGA